Proteins found in one Brachypodium distachyon strain Bd21 chromosome 5, Brachypodium_distachyon_v3.0, whole genome shotgun sequence genomic segment:
- the LOC104585264 gene encoding mucin-1-like isoform X2, producing the protein MVLRSLSTIAEVAAAATPGQEAQVVCPPAVRSAASPSVQAAPASSVQVASASSVQVAPAPALQVASSAALVATAASAVQEAEAPAVCAAVQGRSASPRRSLVGQLGLHPCGSMQEAPAPRDGLQQPTQCMAKVPEATNLAGLEVSPPRSPSPSSVLPASADLRPSLTQSQCFELNSPEDFPPLQRPSSVEQRVGQEVPTLKVAAGEHARKRRVYPAASRFSARLAAKDDVDVDSLNKAMRLAKLRNLESSTGYFSSNTLVPYLVPTASDGGQGVYGIWVQPYGDGSTGVLQPIWVARLA; encoded by the coding sequence ATGGTGTTGCGATCTCTGTCGACTATTGCGgaggttgctgctgctgctacgcCTGGGCAGGAGGCCCAAGTGGTGTGTCCGCCGGCGGTGCGGTCCGCCGCGTCTCCGTCGGTGCAGGCGGCACCGGCGTCCTCGGTGCAGGTGGCATCTGCATCCTCTGTgcaggtggcgccggcgccggcgttgcAGGTGGCGTCGTCTGCTGCGCTcgtggcgacggcggcgtctgCTGTGCAGGAAGCGGAGGCGCCCGCTGTGTGTGCTGCTGTGCAGGGACGGTCGGCATCACCTCGTCGGTCCTTGGTTGGGCAGCTGGGCCTCCACCCGTGTGGCTCTATGCAGGAGGCACCGGCTCCGAGGGATGGCTTGCAGCAGCCTACTCAGTGCATGGCGAAGGTGCCGGAGGCAACCAACTTGGCAGGCCTGGAGGTCTCTCCGCCGCGGTCTCCATCGCCTTCGTCGGTGCTGCCGGCGTCGGCGGATTTGAGGCCTTCGTTGACGCAATCTCAGTGCTTCGAGCTGAATTCTCCGGAGGATTTTCCGCCGCTGCAGCGGCCTTCTTCGGTCGAGCAACGGGTGGGGCAGGAGGTGCCCACTCTGAAGGTTGCAGCTGGCGAGCATGCGAGGAAACGCCGTGTGTACCCGGCGGCCTCTCGCTTCAGCGCCCGTCTCGCGGCCAAGGATGATGTTGACGTGGATTCTCTCAACAAGGCCATGCGACTGGCAAAGCTTCGTAATTTGGAGAGTTCTACAGGTTATTTTTCGAGCAACACACTAGTTCCGTACCTGGTCCCTACTGCTTCCGATGGTGGCCAGGGAGTCTATGGAATTTGGGTGCAGCCGTATGGAGATGGTAGCACGGGAGTTTTACAGCCAATTTGGGTGGCGCGCCTGGCTTAG
- the LOC100829870 gene encoding uncharacterized protein LOC100829870: MAAVEGRGRQRAMEPDRPELPRPRPRHRAAVRPEPVRARPVGPPPRPRARHVRAMGDPADLLLPPPRPRAHAAPPVKPARYGWLAACLYLCVCAVLGRAAMLNRLWIRPPPEQYTVLPAAIVAALVITLLLRRQKHPPLLDQQIADEAEQIVAILAPVPLVLAVSILDANQVGAAVAAIRSSMEDNTRTSFAISPPQSDSDFDGGGSSSGNDEVNANVWYTSIHSLETGDAHLIDPVFIEQLQEMTGGLTEADAVEVMRRVFRDAQESGGFYRLSDVMDNQRILHAGTEILAHPHALTDRSTGTLVMTSKIIVKLLHLIWFELQGQNWQLSQEVKKECFRVVIGQSVEKLLEVALAFSNASWSADHTSQMLTIFDALVDVLYNIGALPFNRFEFISNGVADMADMTLNRFDSIHNVVAHIFCKMVIDFRGILEGITNDMHSSRESNIRPTTVLLIRYLDFFYRNGEMLQSVLGTEDCTIELTMINCWVSRIMEDAERTFQDKGQRYIFLLNNIYYVLREKCHPGLLLPSLVDNLDSLIQRYIKKYLDECWVPLIIYLDGESLKKPSRSSLDKFTEEFFSICDHQMTWKVRTELKKALREKISKLIVPKYGNFLKALQANASSRWPSPLKGMWLARSEKPVYTDEQLEDIVKQIFER, from the exons atggcggcggtggaagGCCGTGGGCGGCAGAGGGCGATGGAACCGGATCGTCCCGAGCTGCCCCGCCCGCGGCCTCGGCATCGCGCGGCGGTTCGTCCCGAGCCGGTCCGAGCACGACCCGtcgggccgccgcctcgccccaGGGCTCGCCACGTTCGTGCCATGGGGGACCCCGCGGATCTTCTCTTGCCCCCCCCTCGCCCTCGTGCTCACGCCGCCCCACCAGTGAAACCTGCAAGGTACGGTTGGCTTGCAGCTTGCCTGTATCTCTGTGTCTGTGCTGTGCTTGGAAGAGCTGCCATGCTCAATAGGCTCTGGATCCGTCCACCGCCGGAGCAGTACACAGTCCTCCCCGCCGCGATTGTGGCTGCCTTGGTCATCACCCTTCTTCTCCGGAGGCAAAAGCATCCACCCCTTTTGGATCAGCAAATCGCTGATGAGGCCGAGCAGATCGTGGCGATTCTAGCTCCGGTTCCACTTGTCCTCGCTGTGAGCATATTGGACGCGAACCAGGTGGGGGCAGCAGTCGCTGCGATTCGCAGCTCCATGGAAGACAACACCCGTACAAGCTTCGCTATCAGTCCGCCCCAATCTGATTCTGACTTCGATGGGGGCGGCTCGAGCAGTGGCAACGATGAAGTGAACGCCAACGTTTGGTATACATCTATACATTCTCTGGAAACAGGGGATGCCCATCTCATCGACCCTGTCTTCATCGAGCAGCTCCAAGAGATGACTGGAGGGTTGACTGAAGCTGATGCGGTGGAAGTCATGCGGAGAGTGTTCAGAGATGCTCAAGAATCTGGTGGCTTCTACAG ATTGTCCGACGTAATGGATAACCAACGGATTCTCCACGCAGGCACGGAAATCCTTGCACACCCTCATGCCCTGACAGACAGATCAACTGGGACATTGGTCATGACGTCGAAAATTattgtcaaacttcttcatTTGATCTGGTTCGAGTTACAAGGGCAGAATTGGCAGTTAAGTCAGGAAGTAAAAAAAGAATGCTTTCGAGTGGTTATCGGGCAATCTGTAGAAAAGCTCCTTGAGGTTGCACTTGCATTCAGCAATGCAAGCTGGTCTGCTGATCATACTTCGCAGATGCTGACAATCTTCGATGCACTTGTTGATGTTCTATACAATATAGGGGCCCTGCCTTTCAACAGATTTGAGTTCATTTCTAATGGGGTTGCTGATATGGCGGACATGACCCTCAACAGATTTGACTCCATCCATAATGTGGTTGCTCATATCTTTTGCAAGATGGTGATTGATTTCAGAGGAATACTTGAGGGGATTACAAATGATATGCACAGCAGCAGAGAGTCTAATATCCGTCCAACAACTGTTCTCCTCATACGATACCTGGATTTTTTCTATCGTAACGGAGAGATGCTGCAGTCAGTACTTGGCACGGAGGACTGCACAATTGAGCTTACCATGATTAATTGCTGGGTCTCCAGGATCATGGAAGATGCAGAAAGAACATTTCAAGATAAAGGACAGAGGTACATATTCCTCTTAAATAACATATATTATGTTCTGCGTGAGAAATGCCATCCCGGATTACTCCTTCCCAGTTTAGTGGATAATTTGGATTCACTGATCCAGCGATACATTAAGAAGTATCTTGATGAATGTTGGGTTCCACTTATTATATATTTGGATGGAGAATCTCTGAAGAAGCCAAGCCGTTCATCGTTGGATAAGTTTACTGAAGAATTCTTTAGTATCTGCGATCACCAGATGACATGGAAGGTTCGGACTGAGCTAAAGAAGGCACTGCGAGAAAAGATATCGAAGTTAATTGTTCCAAAGTACGGAAACTTCTTAAAGGCACTGCAGGCAAATGCAAGTTCGCGCTGGCCTTCTCCTCTAAAGGGGATGTGGCTTGCCAGATCTGAGAAACCAGTGTATACTGATGAACAATTGGAAGACATTGTGAAACAAATATTTGAGAGATAA
- the LOC104585264 gene encoding uncharacterized protein LOC104585264 isoform X1, translated as MERLMPVPNFQWVVRSQDVSDFSVFFPTSGELQRSIKVGAIQVPGTSLHIRVEEWTSASIAAFQFQRAWVRIGNIPDDLFNYRAIWGLGSLLGTTIEVDMPFSRQHEVGCICVDVTNKRAIPPGTDLGHKGVGYRLTFQVESSADSDMGEDISSNDDGKDYHDDNDMLDDMKDLDNRKDDDTRKRSRPTQPFQPTEGVTEPSSAPPAFNAGAPTAGLIFQTGRATGTGYLSLFKLLGTLPCGARRRCCRCRLQWCCDLCRLLRRLLLLLRLGRRPKWCVRRRCGPPRLRRCRRHRRPRCRWHLHPLCRWRRRRRCRWRRLLRSWRRRRLLCRKRRRPLCVLLCRDGRHHLVGPWLGSWASTRVALCRRHRLRGMACSSLLSAWRRCRRQPTWQAWRSLRRGLHRLRRCCRRRRI; from the coding sequence ATGGAGAGGTTGATGCCGGTTCCTAATTTTCAGTGGGTGGTGAGGTCACAGGACGTGTCAGATTTTTCTGTGTTTTTTCCGACAAGTGGAGAGTTACAGAGATCGATCAAGGTTGGGGCAATTCAGGTGCCCGGCACTTCGCTTCACATTAGGGTGGAGGAATGGACTTCGGCTTCGATTGCTGCTTTTCAATTTCAGAGAGCTTGGGTTCGCATTGGCAATATTCCGGATGATTTGTTTAATTACCGTGCTATTTGGGGATTGGGTTCTCTTCTTGGGACCACGATTGAGGTTGATATGCCTTTTTCTCGCCAACATGAAGTGGGTTGCATTTGTGTGGACGTGACTAATAAGAGAGCTATTCCCCCGGGTACAGATTTGGGACATAAGGGTGTTGGCTACCGACTTACTTTCCAAGTGGAATCTTCTGCTGATTCTGACATGGGCGAGGACATTTCAAGTAATGATGATGGCAAGGACTATCATGATGATAATGATATGCTTGATGATATGAAAGATTTGGATAATAGGAAGGATGATGATACTAGGAAGCGATCTCGACCTACACAACCGTTTCAGCCTACAGAGGGGGTGACCGAACCTTCTTCGGCTCCGCCGGCTTTCAACGCCGGGGCGCCCACCGCCGGGTTGATTTTCCAGACTGGTCGGGCCACgggtactggttatttgtctCTATTTAAGCTCTTGGGGACCCTTCCTTGTGGGGCTCGGAGACGCTGTTGTCGTTGCCGGCTTCAATGGTGTTGCGATCTCTGTCGACTATTGCGgaggttgctgctgctgctacgcCTGGGCAGGAGGCCCAAGTGGTGTGTCCGCCGGCGGTGCGGTCCGCCGCGTCTCCGTCGGTGCAGGCGGCACCGGCGTCCTCGGTGCAGGTGGCATCTGCATCCTCTGTgcaggtggcgccggcgccggcgttgcAGGTGGCGTCGTCTGCTGCGCTcgtggcgacggcggcgtctgCTGTGCAGGAAGCGGAGGCGCCCGCTGTGTGTGCTGCTGTGCAGGGACGGTCGGCATCACCTCGTCGGTCCTTGGTTGGGCAGCTGGGCCTCCACCCGTGTGGCTCTATGCAGGAGGCACCGGCTCCGAGGGATGGCTTGCAGCAGCCTACTCAGTGCATGGCGAAGGTGCCGGAGGCAACCAACTTGGCAGGCCTGGAGGTCTCTCCGCCGCGGTCTCCATCGCCTTCGTCGGTGCTGCCGGCGTCGGCGGATTTGA